The nucleotide window TGCTGGGGCAAATCCAGCCACGCGATGTCGTGATCATTCGCTACGAGGGTCCGAAGGGTGGACCGGGCATGCAGGAAATGCTGTACCCGACCTCATATCTCAAATCCAAGGGACTGGGCAAGGAATGCGCCCTGATCACTGACGGGAGATTTTCCGGGGGAACCAGCGGGTTGTCCATTGGTCATGTGTCCCCGGAAGCAGCGGCCAAGGGTCCCATCGCACTTGTCGAAGAAGGGGATATCGTGCAGATCGACATTCCTGGCCGACACATTGGAATTGAAGTTTCAGATGCCGAACTGCAGCGTCGCCGGGAGGCGATGGACGCGAAAGGCAAGGACGGATGGAAGCCACAGCGCCAGCGTGAAGTCACTGCGGCACTCAAGGCCTATGCCCTGCTGGTGACCAGTGCGGACACCGGTGCGGTGCGCGATCTGTCCAAGCTGGAAGACTGAGCCTGGAATAGCCCTCTCGAGGGTTCGGGACTGCTCCTGAATCAACTTGAGGCGATTCGTGAACTGGTTGCAGGTGTGCAGGAACTGTCCGAAACCTTTTTTGAGGGCGACCTCATGCGCGCCTTCGGGCAAGCCAGAGAGCTGGGTTATGATGCAGCCGAAATCGCGGGATACTCGCTGGAACTGAGGGATCAGCAACTTTCGGTAGAGGCGCAGCGTTATCGGGCTGCTGATGCTCTGCGTGAACCCATGCTGCCGCGTGGACTCTTCCGCTCCATCGGGAACTATGCGGCAAAGCTGAAGTCCCTGTACGAGCTGGATCAGGTTGTATGGAATGGCCAATTGTTTGAGCAGCTGATGCAGGAAATCGACAACTGGCGATCAGAGGATGCGGGCACACGAACGAAAAATAACTCGTTTGCGGACTTCAATCGCGAACTACTGGCTCTTACGGAAGCACTGGGTATGTACGTGTAGACCCCGATAGCGATGTGTCGGGGATGAGTGATACGAATGATTGTTTCAGATACTGAACCCATGATTTGACAAAACACCGTTCGGCAGATGCCGAACTCAAAACGCTCCGATCCATCGGAGCTGCTCCGACTTTCAGACAAAGGCGGGGCTGCCCTGCAGCGGGTATTCACTGTCGGCAAAAACAACCTCAACCCGGTTGGTGATGTTGCGCTGAAGGTAGGGTTGCAGGTCGAAACTGAAGCTGCAGTGTCCGTCGCCCATTCCATTGGCTTTGAGATCCTCCCGGAAGGTGTTGGCACGCAGTGTGGCTACCGTGCGCAGATTGACGCGGACTTCAAGTTCTGCAGGTTCGTCGGAATCCTTGAGATAGGCCCAGCCCTGCAACTGAGCGTTAGCGACTGAATCGATGAAGCCGAGATGGGTTTCCCAAAGGTTGGAGGAAAGGTAGCGAGTATTGCCGAGTTGAATCTGTTGTATGGCCGCGAAGCGTTGATGATCAGAGGGTTGCAGCTGGAGGAAGTCTGCGGTTCGGTCCACGAGCAGAGCGGGATTGAGCAGGGCTTTTTCGTAGGAAACCCCAATGGCAGGATGAGCGTGGTCGCGGATCCAGCCCGTTGCCAGCTTCATGTAGTTCAATGCATCCTCAACCGTATCGATAAGGTTGAGTCCTACCTGTTCATAGAGCTGATTGCGAACGGTGGTCGCGATGGGGTCGCGAAACGTGAAAATGAAGTGAGGATTGCGCAGCGCGGCGGCAAATCCGGACAGATGCTCGAGTGAACCCGGGTATTTCCATCCCCACACCGCATGAGACTGATTCCGTTCCTGAATGATTTCGCTGATGCGTGCGACATCCCCTTTTTGGGTTGCATTGCGAATCTCGATGTCTTCGAGCAGGTTGACATCCACTGTGTCGCCCAAGTGAATTCCCAGTGTTTTGACGATCTGCGCCATCATGGTGGTTCCACTGCGGGAGGGACCGGTAATCACGATGGTTTTCTCCCGTTTGGCCGAGCCAGATGCGGGGCGAAATACCAGGATGCCGGAGTTGCTGTGGTTTGCAGGTGTTGCGGGTTCAGCCATAGAGAGGATTTGTAGTGCAAGGGATGCGAATCAGCCAATCAAAAATCCATGAACGACCCCCTGTCCGTAAATCGCTGTGCTTCCCAGTTGTGGGCAGCTCAGATTCATGAGTGCTGGGGAGCGTGCACGTGGAGCAGTGCAATCTCCGGTGTACAGTTCAGCCGATATGCGAGCCGACCCGTTCCAGTGCCACGAGAGGTGTATCCGCGCAGGGTATCCTGTTTCCATGTTCCGGAAAGGGTATCGCTGCGGTAGCGCCCATTGCGCAGCAGGGGGGTGCCGTTTGGGGCACACAATTGCCCACCGTGGGTGTGTCCACACAGGCAGAGATCGAATCCGGCGGCAGCGTAGATTTCCGGGTGCATTGGAGCGTGCACAAGCAGCATGCGCAGGTCGGGAGCATCAACGTTTTCCCGTGTTCGCAGGGCGTGATCCAGATCGTCGCTCTTGAAAAAGTGGGGATCGTCAAGACCGGTGATCTCGAGGGTGAGGTCGTGAATGCGGACGGAACGGGTTTCGTTGAGAAGCAGGGTTACCCCCATCTCTTCGAGGTAGGGAGCGCAGAGCATGCAGTCGTGGTTGCCGAGAATGCCGAAGATTGGCGAAGGGATGGCATCGATCACGGTTTGCAGAGCTTGCAGCGTATCGGGGGAGGGCAATTGAAATCCATTGAGAAAATCTCCCGTGATCACACAGAGATCGGCGTTGAGGGAGCGGATTTTTTCCGCCCATGATGTGGCCTGGGAGAGCCGTGTATCGAGGTGAAAATCGCTGAGGTGCAGGATGGTCAGCTGCTGCTTTGCTTTCAGTCGGGGCAATTCGAGGGATGGATGCGTTTGAGTCGGAGTCCAGCAATTCGACTGTGCACGTTCACGCTGGCCCGCCAGGCTCAGAACTGCGCTGATCAGGCCTTTGGACGCGAGGTGAATCGCGCGATGCAGACTGCGCGTCCACGTCATGCCTGAAGCGGGATTGATGCGTCGTTCCATCTGCAAACGTTGCTGCCATGCCCGTTGACCCATGCGTTGGGAAAGCTCAGTTGCAAAGCGCTTCATCAAGGCTTCGGGATGCAGGTCCCGGGAAACGAAAGGCCTGAGTTTCGATGGGGTCTGCGGTGTTGTTGGAGTACCGCTCACGGACTGAGACGATCAATTTGCCAGCGGGATTCCCCTTCTTCGATGCGCAGGTAGCGGAAGCGGTCGTGCAGGCGTTTGGCTCCACCCTGCCAGAACTCGATGGACGTTGGTTTGACGACATAACCTCCCCAGAAGGAAGGCAGAGGGATGTTGCCATCAGCGAATTTGCGCTCCATTTCCTTGAGTTTATTCTCAAGCAGTGCGCGGGACGAAATCACCTGACTCTGGTGCGAGACCCATGCTCCGAGGCGGCTGCCAACCGGTCGACTGAGGAAGTATTTGAGCGATTGCGTCGTACTGACCTTTTGTGCCTGACCATTGATGATCACCTGCCGCTCCAGCTCATACCAGGGAAAGCAGAGCGACACCCACGGATTGTGCTGGATGTGCAGCGCCTTTTTGCTGTCATAGTTTGTGAAAAAGACAAAACCTGCGGCATCATATGCTTTGAGCAGCACTGTGCGGGAATCCGGGTGACCGTTTCGATCCACAGTGGCAAGCATCATGGCGTTGGGTTCACAGACCTCGGTCTGGAGGGCTTGATCAAACCAGAGCCTGAACTGCTCGATGGGGTCCGGGTGAAGATCTTCGCGCTTGAGACTCTGTCGAGTGTATTCGTTTCTCAGAGCCGAAATGTCCGGATTTCGCGGCATATGGTGTAGGCAATTTCCCCCATTTTGAGAAAAAAATGGCGGGATAGACGGGACTCGAACCCGCGGCCTCCTGCGTGACAGGCAGGCGCTCTAACCAACTGAGCTACTACCCCGCGAAAGACTCGAAGGCATCAAATTCCGATGGTCCCGTCAAGCGAAGAAAATGAAAAAGTTGAAATTTTTCGGAGAGCTTCGCTTTTAAGCGGTAGAGAAGCGACACAGGTTGAATGGCAGGGTAGGTTTTGGGTCGAGGTTTCCAAAATCGGGCAACCCCGAAGAGCGTGCTTTGGGATTGCCGCAGAGTGCCCCGTGTATCAGCATGCCTCTGTTCATCGCTGATTTGCAGCGTTTGTTCCCACCTCCACCTCCTCTCCCTATGTCAACTTCGATTCGCCAGCGAGTCCTGCATTTCTGGACCCATCGCCGCCGCTCACGAACGGCAGGCGCACTGCTTTGGGCGCTTGCGGTGCAAGCGGGGTTATTAATGGTCACACTTTTTGTCGTGGTCCTGGTTCCCCGCCCGAAAGAGAAACCCGCATTTGTTGCCCACAAAACGGTGTATCTGCCGCAGAAGGTGCTGGATCATCGCATTGCACAGGCGGCTTTTGAACAGCATGCCTCTCCGCCAATGCAGATGCAGCGCATCCAGTCCCAATCCATGGCATTGCATGCGCTGCCCGAACTGCCCACACTGCCTCAGAGCACATTCAATCCGATGGTGACTCCCGATCAGATGGCCCCCTCGGCTGCATTGCTCGGTGCGTCGGGCATGGCAGGGCTTGCGGGTGATCTGGCTAACGAAACGACAGCGGTCAGTTTTTTTGGGATTCGGGATCAGGGGCAGCGCATTGTGATTGCCTTTGATGTTTCCAAATCGGTTCTGAACAAGGCTCAAAAGCGGGGTGTTTCGGTGGATCGCATTCGGGAGGAGTGCAAGCGCTTGATTGATGGCATGAGTGCAAATACGACCTTCTCCGTGGTGCAGTTTGTACGGCGCTTCGAATGTTTTGAATCACAGCTGGTAGCGGGTACCCAGGCAAATAAGCAACAGGCCGCTGCATGGGTGGAACAGGAGTTTCACACCACCGGATTCAGCCCCAGAAGCTGGCAAAGGATTGAATCTGATGACGGAAGACCTGTGTTGGACGGAGTGCAGGCGGTGTTGGAAGTGGTGTTTGCGTGGGAACCGGATGTGTTGTTCCTGATCTCGGATGGCGGATTTGGGCGCAACCATCCGACGCGACGTTCGGAGGTGGATCTGGATGAACTGGATCGAGATCTTCGGCGATTGCAGCAGGCGCTTGTAGAACCCGCCCGTATCCATTTCATCGGTTTCGAGATGGAGCCGGATCGGGAGCGCGGCATACGGCGGGTCCTCAGTCGCTGGAAAGGGCAGTTTCGCACATTTTAGGGTTGTGTGGAGTCCGGGATATCCCCCAGCTGGCTTGGGAGGATCTGGAGTTGTTTTTAGATTCAGTTTGTAGGATGACTGATTGAGAGGTTCTCATGAGAAGCTTTCAAGGCGAAGAACGTTGTGGATGTTGTCGCGTTTGGCTGCAGTATTTGACAGGATGGGGGTTGTGTAGGTTTATGTATGGCAATGGCTTCTGAATCAAAACCAGTCAAGCGCAAGGTCCACAAACGACCCACGTTAGAGAAAATCGTTCTCCTGCCTCTCTTTTTCCTGATTGTGCTCTGGAACCGAACCCTGCGCATCCGTTTTGAGGGAGCGGGAGGCGAGGCATTTGTGAAGAGGGATCAACCCTATCTGCTCATCTCCTGGCACAATGCCCTTTTTGTGTCCCCACTGCTGATCCGGCGACTGCGCAAACAGCGAAAGATCTGCGCATTGGTCTCCGCGAGCAAAGACGGTGCCTGGTTGACGGCAATGTTTGAATTGATTGGCTTTCGCAGTGTGCGCGGTTCCGCCAATTTCCGGGGTGGGCCGGCGTTGAAGGAACTGATTCGGGCGACTCGTCAGGGTTGGGACATCGGAATCACCCCGGATGGCTCCAGGGGGCCAGCCTACGTGGTCAAGCCGGGTGCTGCCGCGGTGGCGAAGGTGTGCCAAGCGGGTTTGATTCTGGTGGGAATGCAGTTTCACAATGCATGGCGGGTTCGTTCCTGGGACCGGTTTTTCATTCCCAAACCCTTCTCGAAGGTGACGGTGCGGGTGCAGCACATTGCCAGCTTTGAGGACCTCAATGAACCGGATGTCAACCGGGCCTCCCAAGTGATTCAGCAGCGTCTGCTGGCGTTGCACCCTCAGGATTCATTGATCCCCACACCCTCTACGTCTGTGAAGCCGGAGGCAGCGAAGGTTTGAGTCGGCGTTGGGGGTTGTCGGCCCATCGAGTGCTGACCGAAGCAAGTGCATAGAGGGTCGCCATCAGCATGAACAGGATCTGGAAACTGCCGAGCAGATCATGACACAGGCTGAAACACAAAGGGGCGGCAGCACTGCCATAGACCATGGTTGCCATGTTCACTCCGCTGATGGCCCCCAGGTGTTTTCTCCCAAAAAAACGGGGCCAAACCATGCCGGAGAGAATGCCAAAGCTGCCGCTGCTCAATCCCAGGCCCAGGATCAGATACTGCACTGTTCCGGGAAGGTGAAATGCAGGTCCCAGGCAAAATAGAAAACCTCCCAGAGTGAGCACCACCAGCAGGTATTTGAGGCGCACACGTGAGCTGATCCAGCCCAGAAAGAGGCTGATCGCAATCCCGAGCAGGGATGCGGGAACAAAGGCTGCTAGAATTGTCGCTCGCGGGATCGCCAGATCCTCGGCAATGGCCACCACGTGAAACGTATAGCCCGTGACGACAAAGGAGTGCAGGCCT belongs to Puniceicoccaceae bacterium and includes:
- a CDS encoding metallophosphoesterase, whose protein sequence is MKRFATELSQRMGQRAWQQRLQMERRINPASGMTWTRSLHRAIHLASKGLISAVLSLAGQRERAQSNCWTPTQTHPSLELPRLKAKQQLTILHLSDFHLDTRLSQATSWAEKIRSLNADLCVITGDFLNGFQLPSPDTLQALQTVIDAIPSPIFGILGNHDCMLCAPYLEEMGVTLLLNETRSVRIHDLTLEITGLDDPHFFKSDDLDHALRTRENVDAPDLRMLLVHAPMHPEIYAAAGFDLCLCGHTHGGQLCAPNGTPLLRNGRYRSDTLSGTWKQDTLRGYTSRGTGTGRLAYRLNCTPEIALLHVHAPQHS
- the pdxH gene encoding pyridoxamine 5'-phosphate oxidase — encoded protein: MPRNPDISALRNEYTRQSLKREDLHPDPIEQFRLWFDQALQTEVCEPNAMMLATVDRNGHPDSRTVLLKAYDAAGFVFFTNYDSKKALHIQHNPWVSLCFPWYELERQVIINGQAQKVSTTQSLKYFLSRPVGSRLGAWVSHQSQVISSRALLENKLKEMERKFADGNIPLPSFWGGYVVKPTSIEFWQGGAKRLHDRFRYLRIEEGESRWQIDRLSP
- a CDS encoding lysophospholipid acyltransferase family protein; its protein translation is MASESKPVKRKVHKRPTLEKIVLLPLFFLIVLWNRTLRIRFEGAGGEAFVKRDQPYLLISWHNALFVSPLLIRRLRKQRKICALVSASKDGAWLTAMFELIGFRSVRGSANFRGGPALKELIRATRQGWDIGITPDGSRGPAYVVKPGAAAVAKVCQAGLILVGMQFHNAWRVRSWDRFFIPKPFSKVTVRVQHIASFEDLNEPDVNRASQVIQQRLLALHPQDSLIPTPSTSVKPEAAKV
- a CDS encoding MFS transporter, which translates into the protein MLYLSQVDAVAQLASSQIPALPPHASSFVAITVGFFWLRFTGQGTLTMTCRSMLGKWFNSKRGLALSISGIVVSFSFSIAPRVLDLGIEHLGWRETWWIMGCGLITGIAAFVWLFFRDNPESCGLHMDGIPPDEVKEETHEDLIIYREFTRAEALRTVPFWIFNLVIGLHSFVVTGYTFHVVAIAEDLAIPRATILAAFVPASLLGIAISLFLGWISSRVRLKYLLVVLTLGGFLFCLGPAFHLPGTVQYLILGLGLSSGSFGILSGMVWPRFFGRKHLGAISGVNMATMVYGSAAAPLCFSLCHDLLGSFQILFMLMATLYALASVSTRWADNPQRRLKPSLPPASQT